Proteins encoded together in one Amblyomma americanum isolate KBUSLIRL-KWMA chromosome 1, ASM5285725v1, whole genome shotgun sequence window:
- the LOC144112881 gene encoding uncharacterized protein LOC144112881: protein MGPSNKALWKICGIAATRSVKPVVSCRHPFAANTDRQLYFFADAPHILKNIRGHLVRGQSFFLPAAIVTKYELPTDEVSVKHIRELAVIDAERDLKLAPHLKPAHLDPDHFAKMNVASAVAVLNHSVGAAMRTLVSLRLLESEALTTAWFVERVFRWFTRMTSRYIATAMSLF, encoded by the exons ATGGGGCCCAGCAACAAGGCACTGTGGAAGATATGTGGGATCGCTGCAACTCGCTCAGTCAAGCCCGTGGTGTCGTGCAGGCATCCGTTTGCGGCCAACACTGACAGACAGCTCTACTTCTTTGCTGATGCTCCACACATTTTAAAAAACATAAGAGGTCACCTAGTGAGGGGCCAGTCATTCTTTCTGCCCGCTGCCATCGTGACCAAGTACGAGCTTCCAACTGACGAG GTGTCTGTGAAGCACATCAGGGAGCTTGCTGTCATTGACGCAGAACGGGACCTTAAGTTGGCCCCTCACCTGAAGCCTGCACACCTGGACCCTGACCATTTTGCCAAAATGAATGTGGCATCTGCGGTTGCAGTTCTGAACCACAGTGTTGGTGCTGCTATGCGCACCCTAGTGAGTCTTCGGCTCCTGGAATCTGAGGCTCTAACCACAGCATGGTTTGTAGAACGCGTGTTCCGGTGGTTTACACGGATGACATCACGGTATATCGCCACTGCAATGTCCCTTTTCTAG